TAGGGCGACCCTTTCGGGTTGACAGCAATTCCCGGGTTAAGCTACGCATGTCTTTGATGCGTCTTTCGTGGCACTGCCTTGGTAGACGCAAGGCACCTTGGTTAATCCCGGAATCTATCGATTTCTTTATCTGTAGATACCCGACAAATCAATCTCATGTCTACTGCACGATTGGCTTCTCCGTCCACTGCGAGGTCAGGCAGAGACAAATCGATGGAGATCCTAGAGTCCACGAGTTCTCAAGATAGGACGCGCGTCTGTTGCTGTGTCAGCCCTTGAGTTGAGCTGAGCAGGGATGGCAGATATACCACAAATTGTTCCAAAGACTCCTCGAAAAGCTCATTATTTACACCTACACCGCCTGGATGCTCAACCGGGGACAACGGATTCTTGACCACTAAGACAATTCCCTCACTTTAGTGGCCGGTGAAGTCAGTTTCAATGCGTGGGCTTGCATACCATATTCAACgtaaagattaatatagatctGCTGCAATGCAATCCGCATGCTTGGGCTCTTAACATCGGTAAGCATTACGAATTTGATGTTGGTAGGCGTCTCATAATAATGGAGTTTGTATTGACTGGTACGATAGGTCACAAAGCTGAAGGCGAGGGTTCGACCGTCAGTACCAGTCTCTTCTACTCATTTGGCAGAGGTACGGAGGTTTGCTCTCACCTGTCATCCTCGCCTCCCAATTTGCGCACCATATTCCGGAGGGAGAAGACGGTGCCGAAGATCAGCTTAGCATCGTCGTCGGTGGTCCGCGAAGGTTGACCCAGCACAGGCGGCATCGCATTGGGAGTGGCAGACGTTTCTGAGGTCGGACGCGAGGACTTCCCAATAATTGAAGGCGGACGGGGCACCCAACGTCGTTTGTATATGCATTCCGCTAAGAAAATGATAGCTGCCGGTTAGTATACCTTTGTTGAGGGTTGGGTACAAGGTAGGGGCACGTACCATGGCGGTCAAAGATGTAGAAGGAATAAACAACCATTGCGGTTAAGGGATAGCAGACAATTCACTACAGAAGAATACACGGGATCTGACTTGATGAAGAGGGCATTAAGGTGCGGAGATCTAAATGTGAGAAAGGTTGCTATTCAAAGAAGTATCCCCAGAGACCGTTAAATTAGGCTCGTTTAGGTGGACGGATCAGTATGCTCGTGGGCGGTGAGCGATCCAAAATAAGATCCGACGTTTATCGATAAAGATTGACTTGTGCCTGAGGATCCCAAGTTGAGAAagacctttctttccctattttatttataggTATTACTATTATACTGTAGTagcattcttcttctttcccctctgaTTCTCGCTtatacttcttctcctgagcttcttctttttatccttcctttatttttttttgatcTGCGTATCTTCTCCGACTTGCATGTTCTACAGTCTACTAATGCTCctatagatttattagaACATCCTAGCGTTGTCGCCTCTTGTTCTCTTGTGCAGCCCACTTTCTTCCCCACATCTGCCTAGGCACCCGGGTTTCGCGTCTCTGCTATCTCAACGGAGAATTAGACATCCCCAACTTAGACGTTCTCCCTCTGGTATTTCGGGAATCCCACTTTTGCTCAGCGTATTCAATGGCCAACGAATATGCGTACCCCTCCATGCAGGACGCTAATCAATTTTCCGGTGGTCGCCCGGGTCTTCGTCACCCGCGACCAGTTCGTTATGCGTAAGCTCTACAGCACcttaatcttcttctcccacttccTTTCTCATGTTTCGTCTCCTCCGGGCTCCCAGCCATTCTTGTATTTGAGTGGGTTGCTAAAAACCGCGGTTCCAGCTCGACACCTTCATATGAGAGTCCACGAAGGCATTATCGCCGAAACCCAATAGCTAGACGCCCGGTCAAGGTGGTTCTTCAGAGAATGTGTTTACTCTCTGTAGGAAGCTAACTGAACTGGCGGTAGGAAACCCTGAATGCTCGATCTGAATATACCACCAGCCAGGATGATGGTACCGCTGAACACAGAATCAACCAATATGTGATCAAGCAAGAGATTGGCAGGGGCTCTTTCGGAGCGGTACATCTTGCTACGGATCAGTTTGGGAATGAATACGTAAggtcttctttctgtcttggTAGCTCGGTTATGGACTTATACCGTGGCACGAGGCacgaaggaaaaacaaaactCCAAGCTAACAACCTGTGCACTGAGTCAGGCCGTCAAGGAATTCTCCAAGGCACGGCTAAGGAAACGCGCCCAATCCCACCTGTTACGGAGACCTCGAGGTCCCAAGCGCCCATCAGATGGCTTCAATTCCCCACTTCACCGTCGTTCTCTGGAAGATCCAGatcaaaagagaaatgctCTTTACCTTATCAAAGAAGAGATAGCAATCATGAAGAAACTCCATCATCACAACCTGGTGTCTCTGATTGAGGTCTTAGACGACCCGACCGAGGATTCTCTATACATGGTTATGGAGATGTGTAAGAAGGGGGTAGTTATGAAAGTTGGgcttgaagaaagagccGACCCATATGATGACGAACTCTGTCGCTGTTGGTTCCGCGACCTGGTCCTGGGAATAGAATATCTACACGCTCAGGGCATTGTACATCGCGATATAAAACCAGATAATTGCCTAATAACGAGCGATGACGTTCTCAAGGTAGTGGACTTCGGGGTATCAGAGATGTTCGAGAAAGACTCCGATATGTTCACGGCAAAATCGGCTGGTTCACCTGCTTTCCTCCCTCCAGAGCTATGTGTTGTCAAACACGGGGATGTCTCCGGGAAAGCGGCCGACATATGGTCTATGGGTGTTACGTTGTACTGTTTGCGATACGGCAGATTGCCCTTCGAGAAGCAGAGCATCTTCGAGCTATATGAGGCTATTAAGACCGATCCAGTGGCATGTGAGGGAGAAACTGATGAAAACTTCAAGGACCTGATGTCACGGATTCTAGAGAAAGATCCAACCAGAAGGATCCAAATGAGTGCATTGCGAGTAAGTGAGACGGGTATATTCTACTCCCACAACAAAGCATTGCTTATAGAAAGAAACTCAGGAACACCCCTGGGTTACAAGGAATGGAACAGACCCACTATTGCCGGAGAGCGAAAATACTGCTGAAATAGTTGGACTTCCTactgaagaggaaatgaatTCAGCTATCACAAAGACTATTGGCCATGTCCTAGCTGTGGTAAGCTTTGTACAAACTTTATTGCGTCTTTAAGGCAGGCTAACGAGAAGCTACAGATGAAAGCCGTGAAGAATTTCAAGAGACTAATTGACCCTGCCAAGGCAGACCCACCCATGCAGAGTATCCTTGGACAAGAGTATGAGACGCACTTTGTCCAACCACCCCTTGAAATGGAACCCGAAGAAAGTTTCGCAGCTGGGACTGTTTCAAATTCCAACAAAAGCCAGAGCCTAAACACATATAATAGAAATGCCTGGCAACGTGATGACGTTCTCAAAGGGTATCATCTGCATGCTGAAGAACCACGCTTACAACAGCTCCTAGACAGCACAGACTCCAGTATATCTGGAAAACAAGATCCTGTGTTGTACGATAGCAGTAATCAGAGTGCAAACGTCAGGTCTGAGGGAATTGATTCAAGCCACATACCTAGCAGCAAAATACCAGGAGCATCTTTCGATGACTCGCAAACCATAACCACACCAGGATCCTCATCCCCTCAAGTTCCACTGTCGCGGACAAGTTCGGTCCTCACCAAGCGCAGCATCGAGGGAACACGTGGACATGCACGAGATCCTTTAGAGGAAGAGTTTCCGTTCTTGTTTATTGGACCTTCTACTTATACTGGCTCGCCGCCTACGAATACTGGCGACTCCGGGACGGACTACATCTTCGATGAACCGGATAGTATGCTATCTGCAGAACCTTCTGACATCGACCCGTGCCCTGTTGTGAGCGAATCACCGGGTGCAGCAGAGTTTGATATATATGAGACCGCATATCGGCAGGAGATTGAGCGTATCCGAACCCGCAGCCTTCCTCGTCAGGGTACTACACCGAAGGTGTACCTCACTCGACGCgtggaaggaaaagacgaaGTAATGAAATTAgtagaagaaaaaatccCTGGCACAGTCCCCGAAATTGGCAAAAGGCTCGTGAAACCATCGGGTCCAAGTCTGAGTTCCGCCGCGAGTGCAATAAGGGCTCAGCTAGAGCTGCAAAGGCAACAAGAAAGGCAAGACACGGCGGCTAGAACTCAGCATCAAGAATAGCTTCAGTTCATTCAACTGTCTGCCTCACTAACTGCATCCATAGCGTTTTCGCATATCGATGCGCTCAACAGATTCCGAGGCTTCAATTCCGGAGCACACTACAGGTGTCGTCACATGTCACACTATCCTTGGAAGTATTGTCGAGATTGAAACTATCCTCAAGGCTTCTTTCCTTGGGGGTACGTTAGAATGGGAGGAGAAATCTCCACGCGACCTTTGTTTGTGAAGTATACTTGATTCTGATACTTGCATACTGGCAGCTATGTAATGACAAGTATCTTCAGCTGTCCAAGAACGTGTGGCTATGCCATGCAACATatcttataattatttactttgAAAGGGCAACAGCGCTTGTGCATATCATGACGTTGCTCAACTTAAATACCATCCGCACGATTTTTACCTATATTTCCGTAGATGTGAAGGGATGCTGCGCTGCTTTGTGAAATGGCTTTAATCTCTATCAAAGATTAGATCTGTACATACACTAGGCCTATAACATCTTGAACCATAAATTTACCCAACAGGGCATCAACATTTGAAATTAGTCGCCAGTTAGGAGACTGggaagctgaagaaaagggaagaaagaggacaTGAAGACAATATCAAATAGTGCCACCTTGATATTCGGCATCCAGTTGAATCAAACCATTTcatcccccccccccccccaccCCCCCCCTGCGACAAAGAACaggtcaaaaagaaaaataaagagaaagagagaaaagccAAGGAGATTACTGTTCTGAAAAGAGAGGACAAAGGCTAAAGAATGAAGTAAAAGAACACAGTTCAATACGTCAAAAGCATGGTATTCATGTCAACTCAGTTCATTGCGGAGCATCAGATTAGCATCGGCACTTGTACTAATCGGAATGAAACTGTATTAAGGTATCCTGAGGCTTCGTTTGTGACTGACAGGATGTTGACTTGTCCTATGCTAGTTCTATGGAGCAGAGACGCATACAGGAAAAAGTCAGTTCACTGGATAGGCCTGTAATGATAAGTCGGGCTTGCCGGCTCAATTATAATGATAAATTGGAGGGAATATCCAAGGAATGTATTGCTGAGTTCATTAACCCACCCACATAATTAGAAGCAAAAGGAatgaaataaagaagaaaccaTGTGCTGTGGTGCATGCTGCTCGTAGCCTTCATTTTTCAGTAACTCATCCCAGGTCGTAATATGAGATCTGTGTT
This Aspergillus flavus chromosome 1, complete sequence DNA region includes the following protein-coding sequences:
- a CDS encoding transport protein particle complex subunit (transport protein particle subunit bet5), giving the protein MVVYSFYIFDRHAECIYKRRWVPRPPSIIGKSSRPTSETSATPNAMPPVLGQPSRTTDDDAKLIFGTVFSLRNMVRKLGGEDDSFVTYRTSQYKLHYYETPTNIKFVMLTDVKSPSMRIALQQIYINLYVEYVVKNPLSPVEHPGGVGVNNELFEESLEQFVTRVLS
- a CDS encoding putative calcium/calmodulin dependent protein kinase (Ca2+/calmodulin-dependent protein kinase kinase) yields the protein MANEYAYPSMQDANQFSGGRPGLRHPRPVRYASTPSYESPRRHYRRNPIARRPVKETLNARSEYTTSQDDGTAEHRINQYVIKQEIGRGSFGAVHLATDQFGNEYAVKEFSKARLRKRAQSHLLRRPRGPKRPSDGFNSPLHRRSLEDPDQKRNALYLIKEEIAIMKKLHHHNLVSLIEVLDDPTEDSLYMVMEMCKKGVVMKVGLEERADPYDDELCRCWFRDLVLGIEYLHAQGIVHRDIKPDNCLITSDDVLKVVDFGVSEMFEKDSDMFTAKSAGSPAFLPPELCVVKHGDVSGKAADIWSMGVTLYCLRYGRLPFEKQSIFELYEAIKTDPVACEGETDENFKDLMSRILEKDPTRRIQMSALREHPWVTRNGTDPLLPESENTAEIVGLPTEEEMNSAITKTIGHVLAVVSFMKAVKNFKRLIDPAKADPPMQSILGQEYETHFVQPPLEMEPEESFAAGTVSNSNKSQSLNTYNRNAWQRDDVLKGYHLHAEEPRLQQLLDSTDSSISGKQDPVLYDSSNQSANVRSEGIDSSHIPSSKIPGASFDDSQTITTPGSSSPQVPLSRTSSVLTKRSIEGTRGHARDPLEEEFPFLFIGPSTYTGSPPTNTGDSGTDYIFDEPDSMLSAEPSDIDPCPVVSESPGAAEFDIYETAYRQEIERIRTRSLPRQGTTPKVYLTRRVEGKDEVMKLVEEKIPGTVPEIGKRLVKPSGPSLSSAASAIRAQLELQRQQERQDTAARTQHQE